The Streptomyces sp. NL15-2K genome contains a region encoding:
- a CDS encoding serine/threonine-protein kinase gives METLQPDDPRELGSYRLLRRLGAGGMGRVYLARSPGGRTVAVKVVRPDLAADADFRGRFRHEVEIARAVSGRYTAPVVDADPDAPLPWLATSYVLGPDLTDVVDAHGALPERTVHALAAGLAAALQEIHAAGLIHRDLKPSNVLLAADGPRVIDFGIARAVDGNRMTQTGVVVGSPGYMPPEQALGQDVGPAGDVFSLGAVLAFAATGRSAFGDRSSHAALLYQVVHGEPELTGVPQSLLGLVRACLLKDPAGRPAPAEIVTALAPQGVEGVLRDWLPSAVASTIATHAAGILDLEAPEAAEAAEAARGVQGAGPAGAPGARGGAPGAAAFGSAPVMPGGTPSVSGYGTPPGGMPAPGSGYGTSAPGYGGTSAAGYGTSPGGTPAPGPAYRTPAPGYGTPPGGSPTPGPAGYGYPPAGTHPAPTPHPGHGGPGTPLPGTVHLGAQGGAAAGPAPSRRRVLGLALGGAAVVAAGGGAAWWLASADDTPGSATDTGGKGGSAAPAGENFTTPPAGVAPQPLWHKSVAEDSTDTDVPLLTHDGLLLISGDPLVAYDVKTGRARWSKKGICRPGARLLFHGGKVFLADGDYDGVLVAHDVRTGDEAWRSRLGKDLSIEDTIAIDARNVYVTLTDYSQSKSATKYRTAVAAVSHTTGKTVWLQRRDWGTKDYDVQGSVAGNYLVYADSNYNLTVRNTAGGAQLWSKKIGDDWTWRPTVANGMVFLPGDKLTAVDADTGKNVWTLSPNGRGGFANPTVIDGVLYTSDNDDGVWAVNVRTGKRIWLCDDLDVEGPETFLKAGTTLYGATGSLDGGIVALGAKTGRLRWTYTDSKAAGEPWQVALSGNRLMATHGPEIYALPAV, from the coding sequence ATGGAGACACTGCAGCCGGACGATCCGCGTGAGCTGGGCAGCTACCGCCTGCTGCGCAGACTCGGTGCCGGCGGCATGGGCCGTGTCTACCTCGCGCGTTCACCGGGCGGCCGTACCGTCGCGGTGAAGGTCGTCCGTCCGGACCTCGCGGCGGACGCCGACTTCAGGGGCCGCTTCCGCCACGAGGTCGAGATCGCCCGCGCGGTCTCCGGCCGCTACACCGCCCCCGTCGTGGACGCCGACCCGGACGCTCCGCTGCCGTGGCTGGCGACGTCGTACGTGCTCGGCCCGGACCTGACCGACGTGGTGGACGCGCACGGCGCGCTGCCGGAGCGGACGGTCCACGCCCTGGCCGCCGGACTCGCGGCGGCCCTCCAGGAGATCCACGCGGCCGGTCTGATCCACCGTGATCTCAAGCCGTCCAACGTCCTGCTGGCCGCCGACGGCCCCCGGGTGATCGACTTCGGCATCGCGCGGGCGGTGGACGGAAACCGTATGACCCAGACGGGAGTCGTGGTCGGCTCGCCCGGTTACATGCCGCCGGAGCAGGCGCTGGGCCAGGACGTCGGCCCGGCGGGCGACGTCTTCTCCCTGGGCGCGGTACTCGCCTTCGCGGCGACCGGCCGGAGCGCCTTCGGCGACCGCAGCTCGCACGCGGCGCTGCTCTACCAGGTCGTGCACGGCGAGCCCGAGCTGACGGGCGTACCGCAGTCGCTGCTCGGCCTCGTCCGGGCCTGCCTGCTGAAGGATCCGGCCGGCCGACCCGCCCCCGCGGAGATCGTGACGGCACTGGCGCCGCAGGGTGTCGAAGGCGTGCTGCGCGACTGGCTGCCGTCGGCGGTGGCGTCGACGATCGCCACACATGCGGCGGGGATCCTCGACCTGGAGGCGCCGGAAGCGGCGGAAGCGGCGGAAGCGGCGAGGGGTGTGCAGGGGGCGGGTCCGGCGGGTGCGCCGGGTGCTCGGGGCGGTGCTCCGGGCGCGGCCGCCTTCGGGTCGGCACCGGTGATGCCGGGCGGAACGCCGTCCGTTTCGGGGTATGGCACGCCGCCGGGCGGCATGCCCGCGCCCGGTTCCGGATACGGCACGTCCGCTCCGGGGTACGGGGGCACGTCCGCTGCGGGGTACGGGACCTCACCGGGCGGCACCCCGGCCCCCGGTCCGGCGTACAGAACGCCGGCCCCGGGATACGGCACCCCGCCCGGCGGTTCCCCCACCCCTGGCCCGGCCGGGTACGGGTATCCGCCCGCCGGAACCCACCCGGCTCCGACCCCGCACCCCGGCCACGGCGGCCCCGGCACCCCGCTCCCCGGCACCGTCCATCTCGGCGCGCAGGGCGGTGCCGCGGCCGGCCCCGCTCCCTCCCGTCGGCGTGTTCTCGGGCTGGCGCTCGGCGGGGCCGCGGTCGTCGCGGCCGGTGGCGGGGCCGCCTGGTGGCTGGCGTCGGCCGACGACACCCCCGGGTCCGCCACCGACACGGGCGGCAAGGGCGGCTCGGCCGCACCCGCCGGCGAGAACTTCACGACCCCGCCCGCCGGAGTGGCCCCCCAGCCCCTGTGGCACAAGTCGGTCGCGGAGGACAGCACGGACACGGACGTCCCCCTCCTCACCCACGACGGCCTGCTCCTGATCAGCGGCGACCCGCTCGTGGCGTACGACGTGAAGACCGGCAGGGCACGCTGGTCCAAGAAGGGCATCTGCCGCCCCGGAGCCCGGCTCCTCTTCCACGGCGGCAAGGTGTTCCTGGCCGACGGCGACTACGACGGCGTACTCGTGGCCCATGACGTGAGGACCGGCGACGAGGCCTGGCGCAGCCGCCTCGGCAAGGACCTCAGCATCGAGGACACCATCGCCATCGACGCCAGGAACGTGTACGTCACGCTGACCGACTACAGCCAGTCGAAGTCGGCCACCAAGTACCGCACAGCGGTCGCCGCCGTCAGCCACACCACCGGCAAGACGGTCTGGCTGCAGCGGCGCGACTGGGGCACCAAGGACTACGACGTCCAGGGCTCCGTGGCCGGGAACTACCTTGTCTACGCCGACTCCAACTACAACCTCACCGTCCGCAACACCGCCGGCGGCGCCCAGCTGTGGAGCAAGAAGATCGGCGACGACTGGACCTGGCGGCCCACCGTCGCGAACGGCATGGTCTTCCTGCCCGGCGACAAGCTGACGGCCGTGGACGCGGACACGGGCAAGAACGTCTGGACGCTCTCGCCCAACGGCCGCGGCGGTTTCGCGAACCCGACGGTCATCGACGGCGTGCTCTACACCAGCGACAACGACGACGGTGTCTGGGCGGTGAACGTCAGGACCGGCAAGCGCATCTGGCTCTGCGACGATCTGGACGTCGAAGGCCCGGAGACGTTCCTGAAGGCCGGGACGACCCTGTACGGGGCCACCGGATCCCTGGACGGCGGCATCGTCGCCCTGGGGGCCAAGACCGGCAGACTGCGCTGGACCTACACCGACAGCAAGGCCGCGGGGGAACCGTGGCAGGTCGCCCTCTCCGGAAACCGGCTGATGGCGACGCACGGGCCGGAGATCTACGCGTTGCCCGCCGTGTGA
- a CDS encoding prepilin peptidase: protein MTGLLIAVAALWGAAVGVLVPRAAYRFSVPPDEAWRDRCPGGHPMRGPIRGWIGWARCGECAGGAVVTSAAETAVLTRMYGPSTPLVALTTALLCAALAAATDTRPEVAVWLLLAPVGVLLAVVDFRVQRLPDVLTLPLAAAALVLLGLVTLVPEHTGHWPSAALGALALGGGYLVLFLINPGGMGFGDVKLALGMGAVLGWYGWATVMVGTLAGFLLGALYGGALVVARRAGRKTGIPFGPFLIAGAFLGVLIGAYAA from the coding sequence ATGACCGGCTTGTTGATCGCCGTCGCCGCGCTGTGGGGTGCGGCTGTGGGGGTACTGGTGCCACGGGCCGCCTACCGGTTCTCCGTCCCGCCGGATGAGGCCTGGCGGGATCGGTGCCCCGGCGGGCATCCGATGCGAGGGCCGATCCGTGGGTGGATCGGGTGGGCGCGGTGCGGGGAGTGCGCGGGCGGTGCGGTCGTGACCAGCGCCGCCGAGACCGCCGTCCTCACGAGGATGTACGGCCCCAGCACCCCCCTCGTCGCCCTCACCACCGCCCTCCTCTGCGCCGCCCTCGCCGCCGCCACCGACACCAGGCCCGAAGTCGCCGTCTGGCTGCTGCTCGCGCCCGTCGGTGTGCTGCTGGCCGTCGTCGACTTCCGGGTGCAGCGGCTGCCCGACGTGCTGACCCTGCCGCTCGCCGCCGCCGCGCTCGTGCTGCTCGGCCTGGTCACGCTGGTGCCCGAGCACACCGGGCACTGGCCCTCCGCCGCGCTGGGCGCCCTCGCCCTCGGCGGCGGCTACCTCGTGCTGTTCCTCATCAACCCCGGCGGCATGGGCTTCGGCGATGTGAAGCTGGCCCTCGGGATGGGCGCCGTGCTGGGCTGGTACGGCTGGGCGACGGTCATGGTGGGCACGCTCGCCGGGTTCCTGCTCGGGGCGTTGTACGGCGGCGCCCTCGTCGTCGCGCGGCGCGCCGGGCGCAAGACGGGCATTCCCTTCGGGCCGTTCCTGATCGCGGGGGCGTTCCTCGGTGTGCTCATCGGCGCCTACGCGGCCTGA
- the mqnC gene encoding cyclic dehypoxanthinyl futalosine synthase: MTDKAELTSFDVTAVLDRAAEGGRITPEEALDLYRDAPLHALGAAADAVRRRRYAGTEHIATYIIERNINYTNVCVTACKFCAFYAAPKDTAKGWTRDLDDILRRCAETVELGGTQIMFQGGHHPDYGVEYYEKHFAAIKQAFPQLVIHSLGASEVEHMARISGVSVEEAITRIHEAGLDSFAGAGAELLPARPRKAIAPLKESGERWLEIMETAHRLGVESTSTMLMGTGETNAERIEHLRMIRDVQDRTGGFRAFIPYTYQPENNHLKGRTQATLFEYLRMIAIARLFMDNIAHIQGSWLTTGKEIGQLSLHYGADDLGSIMLEENVVSSAGAKHRSNRLEIIDLIRKAGRVPAQRSTTYEHLVVHDDPANDPVDERVASHISSTAIAGGTAHPELKLLASN, encoded by the coding sequence GTGACCGACAAGGCCGAACTCACGTCGTTCGATGTCACAGCCGTCCTCGACCGTGCCGCCGAGGGTGGGCGGATCACCCCGGAGGAGGCGCTCGACCTCTACCGCGACGCCCCGCTGCACGCGCTGGGCGCCGCCGCCGACGCCGTACGCCGCCGCAGGTACGCGGGTACCGAGCACATCGCGACGTACATCATCGAGCGCAACATCAACTACACGAACGTGTGCGTCACGGCGTGCAAGTTCTGCGCCTTCTACGCGGCCCCCAAGGACACCGCCAAGGGCTGGACCCGCGACCTGGACGACATCCTGCGGCGCTGCGCCGAGACCGTCGAGCTCGGTGGCACGCAGATCATGTTCCAGGGCGGCCACCACCCGGACTACGGCGTCGAGTACTACGAGAAGCACTTCGCCGCCATCAAGCAGGCCTTCCCGCAGCTGGTGATCCACTCGCTGGGCGCGTCCGAGGTCGAGCACATGGCCCGGATCTCGGGTGTCTCGGTCGAGGAGGCCATCACCCGGATCCACGAGGCGGGCCTCGACTCCTTCGCCGGCGCCGGCGCCGAGCTGCTGCCCGCCCGGCCCCGCAAGGCCATCGCCCCGCTGAAGGAGTCCGGCGAGCGCTGGCTGGAGATCATGGAGACCGCGCACCGGCTGGGCGTGGAGTCGACGTCCACCATGCTCATGGGCACCGGCGAGACCAACGCCGAGCGCATCGAGCACCTGCGGATGATCCGTGACGTACAGGACCGGACCGGCGGCTTCCGCGCCTTCATCCCGTACACCTACCAGCCCGAGAACAACCACCTGAAGGGCCGCACGCAGGCCACGCTCTTCGAGTACCTGCGGATGATCGCCATCGCGCGGCTGTTCATGGACAACATCGCCCACATCCAGGGCTCGTGGCTGACCACCGGCAAGGAGATCGGCCAACTGTCCCTGCACTACGGCGCGGACGACCTCGGCTCGATCATGCTGGAGGAGAACGTCGTGTCGTCGGCCGGTGCCAAGCACCGTTCCAACCGGCTGGAGATCATCGACCTGATCCGCAAGGCGGGGCGGGTCCCCGCCCAGCGGTCGACGACGTACGAGCACCTCGTCGTCCACGACGACCCGGCGAACGACCCCGTCGACGAGCGGGTCGCCTCCCACATCTCCTCGACGGCGATCGCGGGCGGCACCGCCCACCCCGAGCTGAAGCTCCTCGCCTCCAACTAG
- a CDS encoding chitinase — translation MRRFLKPAAGLTCLLAVTTTGCSAESEGTSDAAPAAPERQNAPPNGATAPPTKPTKPTEPVTTYAPYVSATDASGNDSTGSPATYNLAFVIADGGDCAPRWDGSRAIGDSAVKSRIAKLKKDGATVRVSFGGALGKELAATCDSASELAEAYGKALDAAGSTQADFDIEGDELSDAGSVAVRSEAIAALQRERPDLEVSFTLPVMPSGLNTDSVALLESANEYEVRVSTVNLMTMNYGESYGGDMGGYAISAAKAAHPQLKKVFGLSDANAWRGMALTSMIGVNDVDGETFTLSDAAQVRAFAEKQGIGWVSMWSAVRDQRCEKGTAKKAQTDCSGVEQSSGAFANAFAG, via the coding sequence ATGCGGCGTTTCCTGAAGCCGGCGGCCGGGCTCACCTGCCTGTTGGCCGTGACCACCACGGGCTGCTCCGCGGAGTCCGAAGGCACCTCGGACGCGGCACCGGCGGCGCCGGAGCGGCAGAACGCGCCCCCCAACGGGGCCACCGCGCCCCCCACCAAGCCCACCAAGCCCACAGAACCGGTCACCACCTACGCCCCGTACGTCAGCGCCACGGACGCGTCCGGCAACGACTCCACGGGTTCCCCGGCGACGTACAACCTGGCCTTCGTGATCGCCGACGGCGGTGACTGCGCCCCGCGGTGGGACGGCAGCCGTGCCATCGGCGACTCCGCGGTGAAGTCCCGGATCGCCAAGCTCAAGAAGGACGGCGCCACGGTCCGCGTCTCCTTCGGCGGCGCCTTGGGCAAGGAGCTGGCGGCGACCTGCGACAGCGCCTCCGAGCTGGCCGAGGCCTACGGCAAGGCCCTGGACGCGGCCGGCTCCACGCAGGCCGACTTCGACATCGAGGGCGACGAACTCTCCGACGCCGGCTCCGTCGCCGTACGCTCCGAGGCGATCGCGGCGTTGCAACGGGAGCGGCCCGACCTGGAGGTGTCCTTCACCCTCCCGGTCATGCCGTCCGGGCTCAACACGGACAGCGTGGCCTTGCTCGAGTCCGCAAACGAGTACGAAGTGCGGGTCTCCACCGTCAACCTCATGACGATGAATTACGGCGAGTCGTACGGCGGGGACATGGGCGGATACGCGATCTCCGCCGCGAAGGCCGCGCATCCCCAGCTGAAGAAGGTGTTCGGCCTCTCCGACGCGAACGCCTGGCGGGGCATGGCGCTCACGTCGATGATCGGCGTCAACGACGTGGACGGCGAGACGTTCACCCTCTCCGACGCGGCGCAGGTGCGGGCTTTCGCCGAAAAGCAGGGGATCGGCTGGGTGTCGATGTGGTCGGCCGTCCGCGACCAGCGGTGTGAGAAGGGAACCGCGAAGAAGGCGCAGACCGACTGCAGCGGAGTGGAGCAGAGTTCGGGAGCCTTCGCGAACGCGTTCGCCGGCTGA
- a CDS encoding demethylmenaquinone methyltransferase has protein sequence MTRASLNKQPHEVASMFDDVAERYDLTNDVLSLGQDRVWRKAVATAVDARPAQKVLDLAAGTATSSLPFARTGAYVVPCDFSLGMLQVGKSRHSWLPFTAGDATRLPFKDDVFDAVTISFGLRNVQDFDAALREMYRVTRPGGRVVICEFSHPTWAPFRTVYTEYLMRALPPVARAVSSNPDAYVYLAESIRAWPDQPALAERLGKAGWSKVAWRNLTGGVVALHRGFKES, from the coding sequence GTGACCCGCGCTTCCCTGAACAAGCAGCCGCACGAAGTCGCCTCGATGTTCGACGACGTGGCGGAACGGTACGACCTGACCAACGACGTGCTGTCGCTCGGCCAGGACCGGGTGTGGCGCAAGGCCGTCGCCACGGCCGTCGACGCCCGCCCCGCGCAGAAGGTCCTGGACCTGGCCGCCGGTACGGCCACGTCCTCGCTGCCCTTCGCCCGCACCGGCGCCTACGTCGTCCCCTGCGACTTCTCCCTCGGCATGCTCCAGGTCGGCAAGTCGCGGCACTCCTGGCTGCCGTTCACGGCGGGCGACGCGACGAGACTGCCGTTCAAGGACGACGTCTTCGACGCCGTGACCATCTCCTTCGGGCTGCGCAACGTGCAGGACTTCGATGCCGCTCTGCGGGAGATGTACCGGGTGACTCGGCCCGGCGGCCGGGTCGTGATCTGCGAGTTCTCCCACCCGACCTGGGCGCCCTTCCGGACCGTCTACACCGAGTACCTGATGCGTGCCCTGCCGCCGGTCGCCCGCGCCGTCTCCTCGAACCCCGACGCATACGTCTACCTCGCCGAGTCCATCCGCGCCTGGCCCGACCAGCCCGCGCTCGCCGAGCGGCTCGGGAAGGCCGGCTGGTCGAAGGTGGCGTGGCGCAACCTGACCGGTGGTGTGGTGGCCCTGCACCGGGGCTTCAAGGAGAGCTGA
- a CDS encoding PASTA domain-containing protein, with the protein MHVPRLVGLMAVDARETAQAQGLFLNAPDRPDFHRTVVDYVVRQYPQPGAEVPQDSVIYVWFDFGEGEGGGGMREPRVPRPPRGGLRRELDEPGDPYAVLR; encoded by the coding sequence GTGCACGTACCGCGTCTGGTCGGCCTGATGGCCGTGGACGCGCGCGAGACAGCACAGGCGCAGGGCCTTTTCCTCAACGCGCCGGACCGGCCGGACTTCCACCGCACCGTGGTCGACTACGTCGTGCGCCAGTACCCGCAGCCCGGTGCCGAGGTGCCGCAGGACTCCGTGATCTACGTGTGGTTCGACTTCGGTGAGGGCGAGGGCGGCGGAGGCATGCGCGAACCTCGCGTGCCGAGGCCCCCCAGGGGCGGGCTGCGGCGCGAGCTCGACGAGCCGGGAGACCCGTACGCGGTCCTCAGGTGA
- a CDS encoding GNAT family N-acetyltransferase has product MNRALPVVRLRVPTDEDAVAWHRIFDDPDVMEFHGGKAADLSVYEELTARQRRHDAEHGFCLWTMLDESGQVIGFTGAQPWPRDWGPKGEIEIGWRLGRDSWGKGYATTAARMTLERVRAAGVPSVVAMVAAGNARSIAVTRRLGMRLAEVFTTPTRQEGHCYRLDLHNGHDDNAQ; this is encoded by the coding sequence GTGAACCGAGCTCTCCCCGTTGTACGGCTGCGTGTCCCGACCGACGAGGACGCCGTCGCCTGGCACCGGATCTTCGACGACCCGGACGTCATGGAGTTCCACGGCGGCAAGGCCGCGGACCTGTCCGTCTACGAGGAACTCACCGCCCGCCAGCGCCGGCACGACGCCGAGCACGGCTTCTGCCTGTGGACCATGCTCGACGAGTCCGGCCAGGTCATCGGCTTCACCGGCGCCCAGCCGTGGCCGCGGGACTGGGGCCCCAAGGGCGAGATCGAGATCGGCTGGCGGCTGGGGCGGGATTCCTGGGGCAAGGGGTATGCCACCACGGCCGCGCGGATGACGCTGGAGCGAGTGCGGGCGGCGGGAGTGCCGAGCGTGGTGGCCATGGTCGCCGCCGGCAACGCGCGCTCGATCGCGGTGACGCGGCGGCTGGGCATGCGCCTCGCCGAGGTGTTCACGACGCCGACGCGACAGGAAGGGCACTGCTACCGGCTGGACCTGCACAACGGGCACGATGATAACGCACAGTAA
- a CDS encoding geranylgeranyl reductase family protein — protein sequence MTEPLSENTADVIVVGAGPAGSTTAYHLAKAGLDVLLLEKTEFPREKVCGDGLTPRAVKQLVAMGIDISEEAGWLRNKGLRIIGGGVRLQLDWPDLASFPDYGLVRKRDDFDEQLARQAQKAGARLYERCNVGAPIIDDRTGRITGVHAKLGDAGEKREVTFHAPLVVAADGNSTRLSLAMGLHRREDRPMGVAVRTYFTSPRHEDDYLESWLELWDRRGPGEDRLLPGYGWIFGMGDGTSNVGLGVLNTSDSFKELDWREVLKAWCASMPEDWGYTPDNMTGPIRGAALPMAFNRQPHYTKGLLLVGDAGGLVNPFNGEGIAYAMESGQIAADVIVQAHARSTPAGRELALQRYPRILKDTYGGYYTLGRAFVKLIGNPKVMKIAAQRGLTHPVLMKFTLKMLANLTDPTGGDAMDRIINGLSKVAPKA from the coding sequence GTGACCGAGCCCCTCTCCGAAAACACCGCCGATGTGATCGTCGTCGGCGCGGGGCCAGCCGGCTCCACCACCGCGTACCACCTCGCCAAGGCCGGACTCGACGTACTCCTGCTGGAGAAGACCGAGTTCCCCCGCGAGAAGGTCTGCGGCGACGGACTCACCCCGCGCGCGGTCAAGCAGCTCGTGGCCATGGGCATCGACATCTCGGAGGAGGCCGGCTGGCTGCGCAACAAGGGCCTGCGCATCATCGGCGGCGGCGTCCGGCTCCAGCTCGACTGGCCGGATCTCGCCTCCTTCCCCGACTACGGCCTCGTCCGCAAGCGCGACGACTTCGACGAACAGCTCGCCCGCCAGGCCCAGAAGGCGGGCGCGCGGCTGTACGAGCGCTGCAACGTCGGCGCCCCGATCATCGACGACCGCACCGGCCGCATCACCGGCGTGCACGCCAAGCTGGGCGACGCGGGGGAGAAGCGCGAGGTGACCTTCCACGCGCCGCTGGTGGTCGCCGCCGACGGCAACTCCACCCGCCTGTCCCTCGCGATGGGCCTGCACCGCCGCGAGGACCGGCCGATGGGCGTCGCGGTCCGCACGTACTTCACCTCCCCGCGCCACGAGGACGACTACTTGGAGTCCTGGCTGGAGCTGTGGGACCGCCGGGGACCCGGCGAGGACCGCCTCCTCCCCGGCTACGGCTGGATCTTCGGCATGGGCGACGGCACCTCCAACGTCGGTCTGGGTGTGCTGAACACCTCCGACTCCTTCAAGGAACTGGACTGGCGCGAGGTCCTCAAGGCATGGTGCGCCTCCATGCCGGAGGACTGGGGCTACACGCCGGACAACATGACGGGACCCATCCGGGGGGCGGCTCTGCCGATGGCGTTCAACCGCCAGCCCCACTACACCAAGGGCCTGCTGCTGGTCGGCGACGCCGGCGGCCTGGTGAACCCCTTCAACGGCGAGGGCATCGCCTACGCCATGGAGTCCGGCCAGATCGCCGCCGACGTCATCGTCCAGGCCCACGCACGCTCCACACCCGCGGGGCGTGAACTGGCCCTCCAGCGCTACCCGCGCATCCTCAAGGACACCTACGGCGGCTACTACACGCTGGGCCGCGCCTTCGTGAAGCTCATCGGCAACCCGAAGGTCATGAAGATCGCGGCCCAGCGCGGTCTGACGCACCCCGTGCTGATGAAGTTCACGCTGAAGATGCTCGCGAACCTCACCGACCCGACGGGCGGCGACGCGATGGACCGCATCATCAACGGGCTGAGCAAGGTGGCGCCGAAGGCGTGA
- the def gene encoding peptide deformylase, with product MPSVFVQGRPVDSYPPLAPEARRGRVRRITEVGEEVLHKPCRDVTEFGPDLAALIDDMFLTMYIADGAGLAANQVGVDFRLFVYDCPDDEGVRHVGHIVNPVLEALDPAGRRLLDAGEGCLSVPGAVMDVPRPDRAVVRGLDKEGRPLAVEGTGYFARCLAHETDHVNGHVYLDRLSKRERKDALRQVADRRDEVLARRAANIEALSA from the coding sequence ATGCCCAGCGTCTTCGTACAGGGACGGCCCGTCGACTCGTACCCCCCGCTCGCGCCCGAGGCCCGGCGCGGAAGGGTACGGCGGATCACCGAGGTGGGTGAGGAAGTCCTGCACAAGCCGTGCCGGGACGTGACGGAGTTCGGGCCCGATCTCGCCGCGCTCATCGACGACATGTTCCTGACGATGTACATCGCCGACGGGGCGGGGCTCGCGGCGAACCAAGTCGGCGTGGACTTTCGGCTGTTCGTGTACGACTGCCCCGACGACGAAGGTGTCCGACATGTCGGACACATCGTCAACCCGGTGCTTGAGGCGCTCGATCCGGCCGGGCGCAGGCTGCTCGACGCCGGTGAGGGGTGCCTGTCCGTCCCGGGCGCCGTGATGGACGTACCGCGTCCGGACCGGGCCGTCGTGCGCGGCCTCGACAAGGAGGGCCGTCCGCTCGCCGTCGAGGGCACGGGGTACTTCGCCCGCTGCCTCGCCCACGAGACCGACCATGTGAACGGGCACGTGTATCTGGACCGGCTCTCCAAGCGGGAGCGGAAGGACGCGCTGCGACAGGTGGCGGACCGGCGGGACGAGGTCCTCGCGCGCCGGGCCGCCAACATCGAAGCACTCAGCGCCTGA
- a CDS encoding IS30 family transposase — protein sequence MDFEIRKDRERPQGRKKLAREREAYSRLMQQGVSNREACRIVGIDRRTGQKWRNGRQAYGNRKALPPINAVAAPCGPSRYLREEDCIHIADRLREKATVRAIAAELGRSPSTVSREIRRNRHPTGGQYRPHAAQARADARRPRPKPGKIGQNPQLRNFIQDHLDLRWSPEQICQALRARFPQRPEMHVVHETVYQALYVQGRGELRRELARALRTGRARRRPRRQAQQRRPRFATPMVMISERPAEAEDRAVPGHWEGDLIIGKDGKSAIGTLVERATRYVMLLHLPGDHGAESVRDALVTTVRTLPSHLRRSLTWDQSSEMGSHGAFTIATDVPVYFCDPASPWQRGSNENTNGLLRQYFPKGTDLAVHTREHLDAVAAELNGRPRKTLGWETPAERLHKLLTA from the coding sequence ATGGACTTCGAGATCCGTAAGGACCGGGAGAGGCCTCAGGGCAGGAAGAAGCTCGCCAGGGAGCGGGAGGCATACTCCCGGCTCATGCAGCAGGGTGTGAGCAACCGGGAAGCGTGCCGGATCGTCGGGATCGACCGCCGGACCGGCCAGAAGTGGCGCAACGGTCGTCAGGCATACGGTAACCGGAAGGCGCTGCCACCGATCAACGCGGTGGCAGCGCCCTGCGGGCCGTCCCGGTACCTGCGCGAGGAAGACTGCATTCACATCGCCGACCGGCTGCGGGAGAAGGCGACCGTGCGGGCGATAGCCGCGGAGCTGGGCCGCAGCCCGTCGACGGTCAGCCGGGAGATCCGCCGCAACCGTCACCCGACGGGCGGCCAGTACCGCCCGCACGCGGCCCAGGCCCGTGCCGATGCCCGCCGGCCCCGTCCGAAGCCCGGGAAGATCGGCCAGAACCCGCAGCTGCGCAACTTCATCCAGGACCACCTGGACCTACGGTGGAGCCCGGAGCAGATCTGTCAGGCTCTGCGGGCACGGTTTCCCCAGCGGCCGGAGATGCACGTGGTCCACGAGACGGTCTACCAGGCCCTCTACGTCCAGGGCCGGGGTGAGCTGCGCCGCGAACTGGCCCGCGCCCTGCGCACCGGACGCGCCCGGCGCAGACCTCGCCGCCAGGCCCAGCAGCGCCGGCCCCGGTTCGCCACCCCGATGGTCATGATCAGCGAGCGTCCGGCCGAAGCCGAGGACCGGGCGGTCCCCGGGCACTGGGAGGGCGATCTCATCATCGGCAAGGACGGAAAGTCGGCGATCGGTACCCTGGTCGAGCGGGCCACCCGCTACGTCATGCTCCTGCATCTGCCCGGCGACCACGGCGCCGAGAGCGTTCGCGACGCGCTGGTCACCACGGTCCGGACCCTGCCGTCCCACCTGCGACGGTCCCTGACGTGGGACCAAAGCTCGGAAATGGGCAGCCACGGCGCGTTCACCATCGCCACCGACGTCCCGGTCTACTTCTGCGATCCGGCCAGCCCCTGGCAGCGCGGCTCGAACGAGAACACCAACGGCCTGCTCCGGCAGTACTTCCCCAAGGGCACCGACCTCGCCGTCCACACCCGCGAGCACCTCGACGCCGTCGCCGCCGAGCTGAACGGCCGCCCACGCAAAACGCTCGGCTGGGAAACCCCAGCCGAGCGCCTGCATAAACTGCTCACCGCCTGA